GCCATTCGTCAAGCATAGATAGCCCATCCTTTGCCTCTGGTGGAAGATTGGTATTTGGCCTAATATTATGGTTACATCCTACTAAGAAATAAAATAAAAACAGAAAAGTCAAAATAGATATCTTTTTGATTGTATTCATAAAATCCTCCTTTATTCGCAATAGCATGTAACGTTTTAAGTGTTTGAGGTCAACAAGAAACTTATAAATTTATGGACGTCCCTCATCCGCGTACCTGTTCCTGCCAAAGGTGTCTGAGGAGATGGCCCCCATCCTTTATACCGTGCCCTTGCAACTCCTGGCTTATGAGATAGCCGTCCTAAGAGGCTGTGGTGTTGACCAGCCGCGCAACCTGGCCAAGAGTGTCACGGTGGAGTAAGGCGAAATCCGGCTTTTCGCTGAATAGAGCTTTTTCTATAATGTGTTTTGTTCTTGAAGTTTTTCCTGTACCCAAAGATTAATCAGAGTGTCAGCAGTAATACCACGTTTTTGTGCGATAGCCTGAATCCTCTCCGAAAGCATCCTATCGACAGCGTAATAGGTAATCTCTG
This bacterium DNA region includes the following protein-coding sequences:
- a CDS encoding CopG family antitoxin → MRKDKSSVSQATTYKEIGDFWDTHALADFWNKTKEASFEVDIESEITYYAVDRMLSERIQAIAQKRGITADTLINLWVQEKLQEQNTL